A window of the Burkholderia sp. 9120 genome harbors these coding sequences:
- a CDS encoding glycosyltransferase family 4 protein — MTASVTIFHNVVWSRHKGVVFSALHNISASGAIRYSMVQIADTEHDRIGFSDVDYSFHRYPMQKLFDGCYEDVPRMKLIARLTWEVLRAKSDLIVLPGYHRPEYWAMLAACIVTGKRRAVFCDSTARDRPKKLLTSIPKRVFFSLCDGYFGFGERSREYLLSLGAKRDKIFVPCQAAALPGSFSPERALVERVAARAGNPPVFLYVGRLSEEKGIGTLIEAFAGLRRRIPAAKLRIVGTGPMAEVLHAKVAELALEDAVTFAGSLQDEPLTREYYGATCMVLPSYSEPWGLVVNEALAHGCPAVVSESCGCVPELVIDGVSGYAFTAGDVAGLQRTMLKAMEAFADAGGTAHRCMDVIRRFDPPSAAANIARGCALMLSD, encoded by the coding sequence ATGACCGCGTCAGTCACGATCTTCCACAACGTCGTATGGTCGCGCCATAAGGGTGTGGTGTTCTCCGCCCTGCATAACATCTCGGCGTCGGGCGCGATCCGCTATTCGATGGTGCAGATCGCCGATACCGAGCATGACCGGATCGGCTTCTCCGACGTGGACTACTCGTTCCATCGTTATCCGATGCAGAAACTCTTCGACGGCTGCTACGAAGACGTGCCGAGAATGAAGCTGATCGCCCGGCTCACGTGGGAAGTGCTGCGTGCCAAGTCGGATCTGATCGTGCTGCCCGGTTATCACCGCCCGGAATACTGGGCGATGCTGGCGGCGTGCATCGTGACCGGCAAACGGCGCGCGGTTTTTTGCGATTCCACCGCGCGCGACCGGCCCAAGAAGCTGCTCACGTCGATCCCGAAGCGGGTGTTTTTCTCGCTGTGCGACGGCTATTTCGGTTTCGGCGAACGCAGCCGCGAGTATCTGCTGTCGCTCGGGGCGAAGCGCGACAAGATCTTCGTGCCGTGCCAGGCGGCCGCGCTACCCGGCTCGTTTTCGCCGGAGCGTGCGCTGGTCGAGCGGGTCGCCGCGCGTGCCGGTAATCCGCCGGTGTTTCTGTACGTCGGGCGGCTCTCGGAAGAAAAGGGCATCGGCACGCTGATCGAAGCGTTCGCCGGTTTGCGGCGGCGTATTCCCGCGGCGAAGCTGCGCATTGTCGGCACCGGACCGATGGCCGAGGTGCTGCATGCGAAGGTGGCCGAGCTCGCGCTCGAAGACGCGGTGACGTTCGCCGGCAGTTTGCAGGACGAGCCGCTCACGCGCGAGTACTACGGCGCGACCTGCATGGTGCTGCCGAGCTATAGCGAACCGTGGGGGCTGGTGGTCAACGAGGCGCTCGCGCACGGTTGCCCGGCGGTGGTCAGCGAGAGTTGCGGTTGCGTGCCGGAACTGGTGATCGACGGCGTGAGCGGTTATGCGTTTACAGCGGGCGACGTGGCCGGCTTGCAGCGCACGATGCTCAAGGCCATGGAAGCCTTCGCCGACGCCGGCGGCACCGCACATCGTTGCATGGACGTGATCCGCCGTTTCGATCCGCCGTCGGCCGCCGCGAATATTGCCCGAGGCTGTGCCCTGATGTTGAGCGATTGA
- a CDS encoding GDP-L-fucose synthase — protein MNQQARIFVAGHRGMVGSALMRKLTAAGYPNVITRSHAELDLTDQAAVQRFFETERIDVVLLAAARVGGILANATRPAEFIYQNLVIEANVIHAAYRAQVERLVFFGSSCIYPKQCPQPIREEYLLTSPLEPTNDAYAIAKIAGVKLCDAYNRQYNTQYVALMPTNLYGPNDNYDLASSHVLPALLRKAHEARLSGAASLTVWGSGTPRREFLHVDDLAAATLFMLEHNVTEGLFNVGVGEDLSIRELAECICKVVGFEGELVFDASKPDGTPRKLLDVSRLAQMGWRATIGLEEGIAATYREFVELHAGSSAAALQA, from the coding sequence ATGAACCAACAAGCACGCATTTTCGTCGCGGGCCATCGCGGCATGGTCGGCTCCGCGCTGATGAGGAAACTCACCGCCGCGGGGTATCCGAACGTGATCACCCGTTCGCACGCGGAGCTCGATCTCACGGATCAGGCCGCCGTGCAGCGCTTTTTCGAAACCGAACGGATCGACGTGGTGCTGCTGGCCGCCGCGCGCGTGGGCGGCATTCTCGCCAACGCGACGCGCCCGGCCGAGTTCATCTATCAAAACCTGGTGATCGAAGCCAACGTGATTCACGCGGCGTATCGCGCGCAGGTGGAGCGGCTGGTGTTCTTCGGCTCGTCGTGCATTTACCCGAAGCAATGTCCGCAGCCGATCCGCGAGGAGTATCTGCTGACCTCGCCGCTGGAGCCGACCAACGACGCGTACGCGATCGCCAAGATTGCCGGCGTCAAGCTGTGCGACGCCTACAACCGCCAGTACAACACGCAGTACGTCGCGTTGATGCCGACCAATCTGTACGGCCCGAACGACAACTACGACCTGGCCAGTAGCCACGTGTTGCCGGCGCTGCTGCGCAAGGCGCACGAAGCGCGCCTGAGCGGCGCGGCGAGCTTGACGGTGTGGGGCTCGGGCACGCCGCGCCGCGAGTTTCTGCATGTCGACGATCTGGCCGCCGCGACCTTGTTCATGCTGGAACACAACGTGACGGAAGGGCTGTTCAACGTCGGCGTCGGCGAGGATCTGTCGATTCGCGAGCTGGCCGAATGCATCTGCAAGGTGGTGGGCTTCGAAGGCGAACTGGTGTTCGACGCCTCGAAACCCGACGGTACGCCGCGCAAGCTGCTCGACGTCTCGCGGCTTGCGCAGATGGGCTGGCGCGCAACGATCGGGCTTGAAGAGGGTATCGCGGCCACGTATAGGGAATTCGTCGAACTGCACGCCGGCTCGAGCGCCGCCGCGTTGCAGGCATAG
- the gmd gene encoding GDP-mannose 4,6-dehydratase, producing MERKVALITGITGQDGSYLAELLLAKNYDVHGIKRRSSLFNTDRIDHLYRDPHDPDQRLFLHHADLTDSTSLLRVIQRVEPDEIYNLAAQSHVAVSFEEPEYTANADGLGALRILEAIRILGLEKKTRFYQASTSELYGLVQQVPQSETTPFYPRSPYAVAKLFAYWTTINYREAYGLYACNGILFNHESPVRGETFVTRKITRAVARIAVGMQKTLYLGNLSALRDWGHARDYVEMQWRMLQQEMPEDYVIATGVQYSVRQFVQHAAAELGVTVRFEGSGVDEVGIVEKVEGREIKMSPGDVIVRVDPRYFRPAEVETLLGDPSKAHAKLGWKPTTSFESLVKEMVRSDYQIARRDALVTLAGFTALEHHE from the coding sequence ATGGAACGCAAGGTCGCGCTGATCACCGGCATCACCGGACAGGACGGGTCGTATCTGGCGGAGCTGTTGCTCGCCAAGAATTACGACGTGCATGGCATCAAACGCCGGTCGTCTCTGTTCAATACAGACCGTATCGATCACCTTTACCGCGATCCCCACGATCCGGACCAACGGCTTTTTCTGCACCACGCGGATCTGACCGACTCCACCAGCCTGCTGCGCGTGATTCAACGCGTGGAGCCCGACGAGATTTATAACCTCGCGGCGCAAAGCCACGTCGCGGTGTCGTTCGAGGAACCGGAATACACCGCCAACGCGGACGGCCTCGGCGCGCTGCGGATTCTTGAAGCGATCCGGATTCTCGGGCTGGAAAAGAAGACACGTTTCTATCAGGCTTCGACCTCGGAACTGTACGGCCTCGTGCAGCAGGTGCCGCAGTCGGAGACCACGCCGTTCTATCCGCGCAGCCCTTATGCGGTCGCCAAGCTGTTCGCGTACTGGACCACCATCAATTACCGCGAAGCCTATGGGCTCTATGCGTGCAACGGGATTCTGTTCAATCACGAATCGCCGGTGCGGGGCGAGACCTTCGTGACGCGCAAGATCACGCGCGCAGTGGCGCGGATCGCGGTCGGCATGCAGAAGACGCTTTATCTCGGCAATCTGTCCGCGCTGCGCGACTGGGGCCATGCGCGTGACTACGTGGAGATGCAGTGGCGCATGCTGCAACAGGAGATGCCGGAGGACTACGTCATCGCCACCGGCGTGCAGTACAGCGTGCGGCAGTTCGTGCAGCACGCGGCGGCGGAGCTGGGTGTGACCGTGCGCTTCGAAGGCAGCGGCGTGGATGAAGTCGGCATTGTCGAGAAGGTCGAAGGGCGCGAGATCAAGATGTCGCCCGGCGACGTGATCGTGCGCGTCGATCCGCGCTACTTCCGGCCCGCCGAAGTCGAGACGCTGCTCGGGGATCCGTCGAAGGCGCATGCGAAGCTCGGCTGGAAGCCGACCACCTCGTTCGAGTCGCTCGTCAAGGAGATGGTGCGCTCGGACTATCAGATCGCGAGACGTGACGCGCTGGTCACGCTGGCCGGATTCACGGCGCTGGAACATCACGAGTAA
- a CDS encoding polysaccharide biosynthesis tyrosine autokinase → MAINFENRYTDVSGPDELHLSDYLRTIVRGWRTIVMVTLIALALGCAYAFLAPPTYRADVLFHVEDKTANNNANGKDSLPPLTGMFDTKPSTAAEIELLKSRLVTEETVKTLHLDISAAPRYMPLIGGMIAGLVNGQWGFKLPQFINLSGYAWGDESITVSQFDTSKEMYDTTFTLIAGSDNSYVLRDKNGIAILSGKVGETVQTDTADGPIALHVDKLVGAPGSRYELTRASTLSTVDRLQKALVVQETTLQSGIIRASLEGGDSGLTAAIVNSMAREFVKQDVESRSTEAEHMLAFLDQQLPGLRKELDDAEQRYNKFRNTHGTVDLGEESRLLLQQIVDNKTKLMDLQQQRAEMSQRFTANHPAVAALDAQIAALQGAAANMNRSVAVMPDTEQTALRLLRDVHVDTELYTNLLNSAQQLRVAKAGQVGSVRVVDFAEAPDEPVRPKRVIAILIALGGGLLLGILLTFFKRAMYGGVERPDELEAVLGVPVFAVVPRSQTQLRLQENVMLRRRGLHVLAQQAPEDIAVEGVRNLRTSLQLSLDHAENNVVMITGSRPDTGKSFLSVNLAALVASANKRVLIIDGDMRRGDVHSHFGIGHQPGLSDVLSGGDLMSMVQRDVLPGLDVLAKGTLPSHPSELLMSKRFETMLEELKSHYDLVIVDTPPVLAVTDSTLIGKHAGTTLLVVRHGRHPLNEIAETAKRLRNGGVGLRGVLLTDVPQEGAFLGSGYQGGYYGYDSIAG, encoded by the coding sequence ATGGCAATCAACTTCGAAAATCGCTACACCGACGTGTCCGGACCGGACGAGCTGCACTTGTCGGACTATCTGCGAACGATCGTGCGCGGCTGGCGCACGATCGTGATGGTGACGCTGATCGCGCTCGCGCTGGGGTGCGCGTACGCCTTCCTCGCGCCGCCGACGTATCGCGCGGATGTGCTATTCCACGTCGAGGACAAGACGGCGAACAACAACGCGAACGGCAAGGATTCGTTGCCGCCGCTCACCGGCATGTTCGACACCAAACCGTCGACCGCCGCCGAGATCGAGTTGCTGAAGTCGCGGCTCGTCACGGAAGAAACCGTCAAGACGCTGCACCTCGACATTTCGGCCGCGCCGCGCTACATGCCGCTGATCGGCGGCATGATCGCGGGGCTGGTGAACGGGCAGTGGGGATTCAAGCTGCCGCAGTTCATCAACCTGTCGGGTTATGCATGGGGTGACGAGAGCATCACGGTGTCGCAGTTCGACACCTCGAAAGAGATGTACGACACGACCTTCACGCTGATTGCCGGCAGCGACAATTCATATGTGCTGCGCGACAAGAACGGCATTGCGATCCTGTCGGGCAAGGTGGGCGAGACGGTGCAAACCGATACCGCCGACGGCCCGATCGCGCTGCACGTCGACAAGCTGGTCGGCGCGCCCGGCTCGCGTTACGAACTGACGCGCGCGTCGACGCTGAGCACGGTGGACCGCCTGCAGAAAGCGCTAGTGGTGCAGGAAACCACGCTGCAGTCCGGCATCATCCGCGCGAGTCTCGAAGGCGGCGACAGCGGCCTGACCGCCGCGATCGTCAACAGCATGGCGCGCGAATTCGTCAAGCAGGACGTGGAGAGCCGTTCGACCGAAGCCGAGCACATGCTGGCTTTCCTCGATCAGCAATTGCCGGGCTTGCGCAAGGAACTCGACGACGCCGAGCAACGCTACAACAAGTTCCGCAACACGCACGGCACGGTCGACCTTGGTGAAGAAAGCCGTCTGCTGCTGCAGCAGATCGTCGACAACAAGACCAAGTTGATGGATCTGCAACAGCAACGCGCTGAGATGTCGCAACGCTTCACCGCGAATCACCCGGCGGTGGCCGCGCTCGACGCACAGATCGCCGCGTTGCAAGGCGCAGCCGCCAACATGAATCGCAGCGTGGCGGTGATGCCGGACACGGAGCAGACCGCATTGCGTCTGTTGCGCGATGTGCATGTCGACACCGAGCTGTACACCAACCTGCTGAACAGCGCGCAGCAATTGCGCGTGGCCAAGGCCGGCCAGGTGGGCAGCGTGCGCGTGGTGGACTTCGCTGAAGCGCCCGACGAACCGGTGCGGCCGAAGCGCGTGATCGCGATTCTGATCGCGCTCGGCGGCGGCCTGCTGCTCGGCATTCTGCTGACCTTCTTCAAGCGCGCGATGTACGGCGGCGTGGAACGCCCGGACGAACTCGAGGCGGTGCTCGGCGTACCGGTGTTCGCGGTCGTGCCGCGCAGCCAGACCCAGTTGCGTCTGCAGGAAAACGTCATGCTGCGCCGCCGTGGTCTGCACGTGCTCGCGCAACAGGCGCCGGAAGATATCGCGGTGGAAGGCGTGCGCAATCTGCGCACCTCGTTGCAGCTCTCGCTCGATCACGCCGAGAACAACGTCGTGATGATCACCGGCTCGCGGCCCGATACCGGCAAGTCGTTCCTGTCCGTGAATCTCGCGGCGCTGGTGGCGTCGGCGAACAAGCGCGTGCTGATTATCGACGGCGATATGCGGCGCGGCGACGTGCACTCGCACTTCGGCATCGGCCATCAGCCTGGTTTGTCCGACGTGCTGAGCGGCGGCGATCTGATGTCGATGGTGCAGCGCGACGTGCTGCCGGGCCTCGACGTGCTCGCCAAGGGCACGCTGCCGTCGCATCCGTCCGAACTGCTGATGAGCAAGCGTTTCGAAACGATGCTCGAAGAACTGAAATCGCACTACGACCTCGTGATCGTCGACACGCCGCCGGTGCTGGCGGTGACCGACTCCACGCTGATCGGCAAGCACGCGGGCACCACGCTGCTGGTGGTGCGCCATGGCCGCCATCCGCTCAACGAGATCGCCGAAACGGCCAAGCGGCTGCGCAACGGCGGGGTCGGGCTCAGAGGGGTGCTGCTGACCGATGTGCCGCAGGAAGGCGCGTTCCTCGGTTCGGGCTATCAGGGCGGGTATTACGGGTACGACAGCATTGCAGGTTGA
- a CDS encoding polysaccharide biosynthesis/export family protein: protein MSSLGIRTGSLLVFATATLLSGCGSVPGQRMITPAAIQDTGGDYSTDPSAQQQIPITDINLALLRKMNTMQTSTTLPPQTVALFGKPTAYKVGPGDVLQIVVWDHPELAAALGQPAQNAKTTDAAPGFLIDESGDVQFPYAGTVHVAGKDVAAIQKELHRRLSNVYQKPEVTVRVASFRNAQVYVDGEVRTPGAQSLNDIPMSLTMAISQGGGFSPNADRSRVDLIRNGVTYQINVDDLIKRGRNPSDIYLQAGDMLRVASREDSGVYVMGEVNKPATILPMRNGSLTLSQAISDSGSFDSNTAAARQLFVIRNSMSDSPQVYHLDATSPVSMLLANQFELQPKDVVYVGQGGLVRFNRVLNLLLPAINAAVTGAVLAK, encoded by the coding sequence ATGAGCTCGCTTGGTATACGCACGGGAAGTCTCCTGGTTTTCGCTACTGCAACACTGCTGTCCGGATGCGGAAGCGTTCCGGGCCAACGGATGATCACGCCGGCCGCCATTCAGGACACGGGTGGGGATTACAGCACCGATCCCTCGGCGCAACAGCAGATCCCGATCACCGATATCAATCTCGCGCTGCTGCGCAAGATGAACACGATGCAGACGTCCACGACGCTGCCGCCTCAGACCGTGGCGCTGTTCGGCAAGCCGACCGCGTACAAGGTCGGCCCGGGCGACGTGCTGCAGATCGTCGTGTGGGATCACCCGGAACTGGCCGCCGCGCTCGGGCAACCCGCGCAGAACGCCAAGACCACGGACGCCGCGCCCGGCTTTCTGATCGACGAAAGCGGCGACGTGCAGTTTCCGTACGCCGGGACCGTGCATGTGGCCGGCAAGGACGTCGCGGCGATCCAGAAGGAACTGCATCGCCGTCTGAGCAACGTGTATCAGAAGCCGGAAGTGACGGTACGGGTCGCCTCGTTCCGTAACGCGCAGGTCTACGTGGACGGCGAAGTGCGCACTCCTGGCGCGCAATCGCTCAACGACATTCCGATGTCGCTGACCATGGCGATCAGCCAGGGCGGCGGCTTCAGCCCGAATGCGGACCGCAGCCGCGTTGATCTGATCCGCAACGGCGTCACCTATCAGATCAATGTGGACGATCTGATCAAACGCGGCCGCAATCCGTCGGACATCTATCTGCAAGCGGGCGACATGCTGCGCGTGGCCTCGCGTGAAGACAGCGGCGTGTATGTGATGGGCGAGGTCAACAAGCCCGCGACCATTCTGCCCATGCGCAACGGCTCGCTGACACTGTCGCAAGCCATTTCCGACAGCGGCAGTTTCGATTCGAACACGGCGGCGGCTCGCCAGTTGTTCGTGATCCGTAACTCGATGAGCGATTCGCCGCAGGTCTATCACCTCGACGCCACGTCGCCGGTGTCGATGCTGCTCGCCAATCAGTTCGAGCTGCAACCGAAAGACGTCGTGTATGTCGGCCAGGGCGGACTGGTCCGCTTCAACCGTGTGCTGAACCTGCTGCTGCCGGCGATCAACGCGGCCGTGACAGGCGCTGTCCTTGCGAAATAA
- a CDS encoding undecaprenyl-phosphate glucose phosphotransferase, whose translation MRKFQDLLARVFDVALVLAGAAVASQIRFDYLAQTGFYWALVMFCAAFALAIFPAFGVYESWRGRSKLQLAGQVSLAWLMVQASALVLMYSLHRADFVSRLWFSYWTAVTGGLMIAYRLIAHAALARARGAGMNLHQVAIVGSGSQCDAILRRIDSAPTTGFRATAVYNTRPDVAPVTAARVPVFDKVDALAEYIRTNDVHELWLMLSLTEEPLICSLIGEFRDDLVNIRFMPDVRSLALFEGSGVIDLLGVPAINLVASPLSASSMLKKEIFDRLFAASALLGLAPILLAIALAVKCSSRGPVLFKQKRKGADGRVFTIYKFRSMRLHTEAKGTISQATRHDARVTRVGAFLRRTSLDELPQFFNVLRGDMSVVGPRPHALEHDDLYQKVVAGYINRYRIKPGITGWAQINGFRGETDRIEKMERRVEHDLYYLGHWSFALDMRIIGATIVAGLVHRNAY comes from the coding sequence ATGCGCAAGTTTCAGGATTTGCTCGCGCGAGTTTTCGATGTCGCGTTGGTGTTGGCGGGGGCGGCGGTCGCGTCGCAGATCCGCTTCGATTACCTCGCTCAAACCGGGTTCTATTGGGCGCTCGTGATGTTTTGCGCCGCGTTCGCACTGGCCATCTTCCCGGCTTTCGGGGTCTATGAATCGTGGCGCGGCCGCTCCAAGCTTCAACTGGCCGGTCAGGTTTCGCTCGCCTGGCTGATGGTGCAAGCCTCGGCACTGGTGCTGATGTATTCGCTGCATCGCGCGGACTTCGTGTCGCGTTTGTGGTTCTCGTACTGGACCGCGGTGACCGGCGGCCTGATGATCGCCTACCGGCTGATCGCCCATGCCGCGCTGGCGCGTGCGCGCGGCGCCGGCATGAATCTGCATCAGGTCGCGATTGTGGGTAGCGGCTCGCAGTGCGACGCGATTCTGCGCCGTATCGACTCCGCGCCGACCACCGGTTTTCGCGCGACCGCCGTGTACAACACGCGCCCGGACGTGGCGCCCGTGACCGCCGCGCGCGTACCGGTGTTCGACAAGGTCGACGCGCTCGCCGAGTACATCCGCACCAACGACGTCCACGAGTTGTGGCTGATGCTCTCGCTTACCGAAGAGCCGCTGATCTGCTCGCTGATCGGCGAGTTCCGCGACGACCTGGTGAATATCCGCTTCATGCCGGACGTGCGCAGCCTCGCGCTGTTCGAAGGCAGCGGCGTGATCGATCTGCTCGGCGTGCCGGCGATCAATCTGGTGGCGTCGCCGCTCTCGGCCAGTTCCATGCTGAAGAAGGAAATCTTCGACCGCCTGTTCGCGGCCAGCGCGCTGCTCGGTCTCGCGCCGATTCTGCTGGCGATCGCGCTCGCGGTGAAATGCTCGTCGCGCGGACCGGTGCTGTTCAAGCAGAAGCGCAAGGGCGCCGACGGCCGCGTCTTCACGATCTACAAGTTTCGCTCGATGCGTCTGCACACCGAGGCCAAAGGCACGATCAGCCAGGCCACGCGCCATGACGCACGCGTCACGCGAGTGGGCGCTTTCCTGCGCCGCACGAGCCTCGACGAACTGCCGCAATTTTTTAACGTGTTGCGTGGCGACATGTCGGTCGTTGGACCGCGTCCCCATGCGCTCGAGCACGACGACCTCTATCAGAAAGTGGTTGCCGGCTACATCAATCGCTACCGCATCAAACCGGGCATTACGGGTTGGGCGCAGATCAATGGTTTTCGTGGCGAAACGGACCGCATCGAAAAGATGGAGCGTCGCGTCGAACATGACCTGTATTACCTGGGGCATTGGTCGTTCGCACTCGACATGCGGATCATCGGCGCGACGATCGTTGCCGGACTGGTGCATCGAAACGCTTACTAA